A section of the Asticcacaulis sp. EMRT-3 genome encodes:
- a CDS encoding cyclic nucleotide-binding domain-containing protein produces MRESDLNRICRLQLFADMTPESFARATHGSLLQKYPAGTTLLFEADNVDFLYILLDGSVELQAQWHDKESTMAVLRPISTFILAAVVLEAPALMSAKTLDRSEIIMIPADGLRKTMQEDASFAFAVAQELSGCYRGLVRTIKGQKLRSGTERLANYLLTQQVRQGSKDTIELPHEKRILASLLGLTPESLSRAFAGLAKYNVEVHGASVTLGNAVGLRRLARPDPLIDNHMPPKDAVHGKAVKEMWPESERSCSREID; encoded by the coding sequence ATGAGAGAAAGCGACCTCAACCGCATTTGCAGACTTCAGCTTTTCGCCGATATGACACCGGAAAGTTTTGCGCGTGCAACACACGGGTCATTGCTGCAAAAATATCCGGCTGGCACCACCTTGCTCTTTGAGGCGGACAATGTCGATTTTCTCTATATTTTGCTCGATGGCAGTGTGGAGCTTCAGGCGCAATGGCACGATAAAGAAAGCACAATGGCGGTGCTGCGGCCAATCTCGACCTTCATACTGGCCGCTGTCGTCCTTGAGGCTCCAGCCTTGATGTCGGCCAAAACTCTGGATCGCTCCGAGATTATCATGATCCCGGCAGACGGCCTCAGAAAAACGATGCAGGAGGATGCGAGCTTTGCCTTCGCCGTCGCGCAAGAGCTGTCTGGTTGCTATCGTGGCCTTGTTCGCACTATCAAGGGGCAAAAATTACGTTCGGGCACGGAACGGCTGGCCAACTACTTGCTTACGCAACAGGTGCGGCAAGGCAGTAAGGACACCATCGAACTGCCGCATGAAAAAAGAATTCTGGCATCTCTTCTCGGCCTGACGCCGGAAAGCTTGTCGCGCGCCTTTGCAGGTTTGGCAAAGTACAATGTGGAGGTTCATGGCGCGTCAGTAACGCTTGGCAATGCTGTCGGCCTGCGCAGACTGGCGCGGCCTGACCCGCTTATCGATAATCACATGCCGCCGAAAGACGCGGTGCATGGCAAGGCGGTCAAAGAGATGTGGCCGGAAAGCGAGCGGAGTTGCAGCCGCGAGATCGACTGA
- a CDS encoding metal/formaldehyde-sensitive transcriptional repressor has protein sequence MHANKEKDKLLARVRRIKGQVEALERAFESEAESEKILHLIVAARGGISGLMGEVVEHHIRNHLADDPDQPGVLRPEAQQALIDIIHSYVK, from the coding sequence ATGCACGCGAACAAAGAGAAGGACAAGCTCCTGGCGCGCGTCCGGCGCATTAAGGGGCAAGTCGAAGCGCTGGAACGCGCCTTCGAGTCCGAGGCCGAAAGCGAGAAGATCCTCCACCTGATCGTCGCGGCGCGGGGCGGTATATCCGGATTGATGGGGGAGGTCGTCGAACATCATATCCGCAATCATCTGGCTGACGATCCCGACCAGCCCGGCGTGCTGAGGCCTGAAGCGCAGCAAGCCCTCATCGATATCATCCATTCTTACGTGAAGTAG
- a CDS encoding Tn3 family transposase has product MPPSLTFPAVEWSFVVRRQLWNARTEPRRKSFAVGTYAHIMDQWGIVYNQPIILNRRQAGAAIEGALRQRIIDIDRVAVDAHGFTHFGMAFAKILGFDLCPRLADLKDRKLYVSRRFNVPGTLSAIASPTVRMADVHEGWDDLLRLAASVKSGRCSATFALDRFGSAARGERLFKAGDAFGKMLRTLYLCDYLGNETFRTMILKLLNQGESVHFMERAIHNGDVGPKRGRTEDQLAAISGALSLVANILMAWNTAHIENVRAEAPEILTDDVVSKVAPVAHGHFNLRGMFKFELGNYRSTLLEPSGNIAQRRAKPGS; this is encoded by the coding sequence ATTCCGCCAAGCCTTACTTTTCCGGCTGTTGAATGGTCCTTTGTTGTTCGCCGACAGCTCTGGAACGCCCGCACCGAACCGCGGCGCAAGAGCTTCGCCGTCGGCACCTACGCGCACATCATGGACCAGTGGGGCATCGTATATAACCAGCCGATCATCCTGAACCGGCGCCAGGCTGGCGCTGCAATCGAGGGTGCGCTGCGTCAACGCATTATCGATATCGACCGCGTGGCTGTCGATGCGCACGGCTTTACCCACTTCGGCATGGCCTTCGCCAAGATACTCGGTTTCGACCTGTGCCCCCGCCTAGCCGATCTGAAGGATCGGAAACTCTATGTCTCACGACGCTTCAACGTGCCGGGCACGTTGTCCGCAATCGCCAGTCCGACGGTCCGCATGGCGGATGTCCATGAAGGATGGGATGATCTCCTACGGCTGGCCGCTTCAGTCAAGTCCGGACGGTGTTCCGCCACCTTCGCGCTGGATCGCTTCGGCTCGGCCGCGCGCGGCGAAAGACTGTTCAAGGCGGGGGACGCATTTGGCAAAATGCTGCGTACCCTCTATCTGTGCGACTACCTAGGAAACGAGACGTTTCGGACAATGATCCTGAAATTGCTGAACCAGGGCGAATCCGTTCACTTCATGGAACGGGCGATCCACAATGGCGATGTCGGTCCGAAGCGCGGTCGCACCGAAGATCAACTCGCCGCCATCTCGGGTGCCCTGTCATTGGTTGCCAACATACTCATGGCCTGGAATACGGCCCATATTGAAAATGTCCGCGCCGAGGCACCCGAAATCCTGACCGACGACGTCGTCAGCAAGGTTGCGCCCGTGGCGCATGGTCATTTCAACCTGCGGGGCATGTTCAAGTTCGAGCTCGGGAACTATCGCTCTACCCTACTGGAACCGAGCGGGAACATCGCGCAACGCAGAGCAAAACCTGGTTCGTAA
- a CDS encoding cation transporter produces the protein MALALILLAPALAFVWTAWQKIHTLAPPEPWVLSTTGLGALAVNVGCAFLLARFQHHKGSLTRAAFLSARNDALANVAIMLAGVVTLVWRTAWPDLIVGMGIAIMNLDAAREIWEAARVEHADAKP, from the coding sequence ATGGCTTTGGCCCTAATCCTGCTTGCGCCCGCACTGGCATTCGTTTGGACGGCCTGGCAAAAGATCCATACCCTCGCTCCGCCTGAACCCTGGGTGCTTTCGACTACCGGCCTTGGGGCCTTGGCCGTCAACGTCGGTTGTGCCTTCCTGCTTGCTCGTTTCCAGCATCATAAAGGCAGTCTGACCCGTGCGGCTTTCTTGTCGGCACGCAATGACGCACTCGCGAACGTCGCCATCATGCTGGCAGGCGTTGTCACCCTGGTGTGGCGGACCGCCTGGCCCGATCTCATTGTTGGCATGGGCATAGCAATCATGAATCTCGATGCCGCCCGCGAAATCTGGGAGGCGGCCAGAGTGGAGCATGCAGATGCAAAGCCTTAA
- a CDS encoding nickel/cobalt efflux transporter: MNDFAHLLQQGTGNAWLFIPSAILLGALHGLEPGHSKTMMAAFIVAVRGTVWQAVLLGLSATLSHTLIVWLIALGGLYLGQKWDAEAVEPYFQVASAVIMLAIALWMIWRTWQYQRVGVSHGHDHHHRHDETKRIDTGHGTVRLEIFEQGQSPRFRLFRESGQAWTASDVSVETAREDGSQQVFAFVQKNGFLESVDDIPEPHEFKAKLSLGHAGHAHAYPLTYEEHHHVHDHTGVGAGFGGEEAYADAHEQEHAEDIRARFARQKVTTPQIIMFGLTGGLIPCPASITVLLLCLQVKRIALGATLVFCFSIGLALTMVASGVLAAVSVKHVSKRFRGFGKLANKAPYLSGGLIVLVALYIGFTGLKALIH, from the coding sequence ATGAACGATTTCGCCCACCTGTTGCAGCAAGGCACCGGCAACGCCTGGCTCTTCATCCCGTCGGCCATTCTCCTTGGAGCCTTGCATGGCTTGGAGCCTGGGCACTCCAAGACGATGATGGCCGCTTTCATCGTCGCCGTTCGCGGCACGGTTTGGCAAGCCGTGCTCCTTGGTCTATCGGCGACGCTGTCGCACACCCTGATCGTCTGGCTGATCGCGCTTGGCGGTCTTTATCTTGGGCAGAAGTGGGACGCCGAAGCCGTCGAGCCCTATTTCCAGGTTGCCTCAGCGGTCATCATGCTGGCCATTGCTCTTTGGATGATCTGGCGGACGTGGCAGTATCAGCGAGTTGGCGTCAGTCATGGACATGATCATCACCATCGTCACGACGAAACCAAGCGTATTGATACGGGCCACGGCACGGTCCGTTTGGAAATCTTCGAACAGGGCCAATCGCCGCGCTTTCGGCTATTCCGCGAGAGCGGGCAGGCCTGGACTGCATCTGATGTGTCAGTCGAAACGGCGCGCGAAGATGGCAGCCAGCAGGTCTTCGCTTTTGTGCAAAAGAACGGCTTTCTGGAGTCGGTCGACGATATCCCCGAGCCGCATGAATTCAAGGCAAAACTGAGCCTCGGACATGCCGGTCATGCCCATGCCTATCCGCTGACCTACGAAGAACACCATCACGTACATGACCACACTGGGGTCGGCGCCGGCTTCGGAGGCGAGGAGGCCTATGCCGACGCGCACGAACAGGAACATGCCGAGGATATCCGGGCCCGGTTCGCACGCCAGAAAGTCACGACCCCTCAGATCATCATGTTCGGCCTGACGGGCGGGCTGATCCCATGCCCGGCGTCCATCACCGTCCTGCTGCTCTGCCTTCAAGTCAAGCGCATCGCGCTCGGCGCCACGCTTGTCTTTTGTTTCAGCATCGGCCTAGCCTTGACTATGGTCGCCTCCGGCGTGCTGGCAGCGGTCAGCGTCAAGCATGTGTCCAAACGGTTCAGGGGTTTTGGCAAGCTTGCCAACAAGGCACCCTACCTATCCGGCGGTCTTATCGTCCTTGTGGCGCTTTACATCGGCTTCACCGGGCTAAAGGCCCTAATTCACTAG
- a CDS encoding TonB-dependent receptor, with the protein MFHTKRATWLLTTTAATLVFTLGSAAAAQGASQPQAANASNKNIETVVVVGTRDQARLIKRHADTLIDIAPLEQIRSLPDANAAEALQRLPGISMESDSGAGRYINIRGMDADLNGTTFDGVRMMANNPQTPQGGARAVAFDAFPAGILGGLEVIKSLTPDMDAEGLGGVVNIQPRSIPVGKDHVFDATLGGGVESLRNTSVFKGDITVGKRFLDGKLSIIGSYAYFKDERGIDDVEADYINDPTVVPSGTSAFLTQKAFDDVQYRWYQYHRTRQGYGAGITYDVSDHTQVYLRGFHAGYVETANKHEFILNGLADNIVSVDNATGNFTSNGVSAQYSNINTREKLGNDLIELGGNTLLGGTVKADARLSWTEGTDQFPYSVNARFIDPTNVDVTYNNTNAKRPTYQVLGGVNVFDPSLYTKLKKGNSPSKNTDQEYAGNVNFSMPLDLVGENGALKFGANVRERTRKQQDYAADFAISTISLSDYVSGSDITYYNGSYNIGPQPIYEKLLTIPQTPITADPSTYEDDNENIYAAYVQYNTSFEKLDVVGGVRIETTDGTYRANDVDADGNFLARHDTAHKYTNFFPDLSLKYNYSDAIQIRAAFSSAIARPGFNQITAARSIDAFNATPVITQGNPDLKPTLGHNLDLSAIYYLPHNGVASIGLFYKSFDNYIIANNTIGATDVAGFVGQKVNLISYANVGSAKAQGIEMSYDQQFVFLPGALSGLGVEGNLTYVESRGDIRPGESHTLPQTSPFTYNAAVFYNRGPLYLKLAASYVSTNLWAVGGDASTDIYSQPRFRLDFGSTYAVTNHVQLYFDAKNISNTHLDFTQTKNKNFPVQNEFYDADYLFGLRVKY; encoded by the coding sequence ATGTTCCACACAAAACGCGCTACGTGGCTGCTGACGACAACGGCAGCGACCCTTGTATTCACACTCGGTTCTGCGGCTGCCGCGCAAGGCGCAAGCCAGCCTCAAGCAGCCAATGCCTCAAATAAAAATATTGAGACGGTTGTTGTTGTGGGTACCCGCGATCAGGCAAGGCTGATAAAGCGGCACGCTGATACCCTTATCGATATTGCGCCGCTTGAGCAAATCCGCTCCTTGCCGGACGCCAATGCGGCCGAGGCCCTGCAGCGCCTGCCCGGCATTTCGATGGAATCCGACTCCGGGGCAGGCCGGTATATCAATATCCGCGGTATGGATGCCGATCTCAACGGCACCACATTTGACGGCGTGCGTATGATGGCCAACAATCCGCAAACGCCTCAGGGCGGCGCGCGTGCCGTGGCTTTTGATGCCTTCCCGGCGGGCATTCTGGGCGGCCTTGAGGTCATCAAATCGCTGACCCCGGACATGGACGCGGAAGGTCTTGGCGGTGTTGTGAATATCCAACCCCGCTCAATCCCGGTGGGAAAGGATCACGTGTTTGACGCGACACTGGGCGGAGGTGTTGAATCGCTACGCAACACGAGCGTTTTCAAAGGCGATATTACGGTTGGCAAACGCTTCCTTGATGGCAAGCTGTCGATCATAGGCAGTTATGCCTATTTCAAGGATGAACGCGGAATCGACGATGTTGAAGCCGACTATATCAACGATCCTACGGTTGTCCCGTCAGGCACCAGCGCATTCTTGACGCAGAAGGCCTTCGACGACGTGCAGTACCGCTGGTATCAGTATCATCGCACCCGTCAGGGCTATGGGGCCGGCATCACGTATGATGTGAGCGATCATACGCAGGTCTATCTGCGCGGTTTCCATGCCGGCTATGTCGAGACAGCCAACAAGCACGAATTTATCCTTAATGGGCTGGCCGACAATATCGTCAGTGTGGACAATGCCACCGGCAATTTCACATCCAATGGCGTAAGTGCGCAGTATTCCAATATCAATACGCGCGAAAAACTGGGTAATGATCTGATCGAACTGGGCGGCAACACACTGCTGGGTGGCACGGTCAAGGCGGACGCAAGACTGTCCTGGACCGAAGGCACGGATCAGTTTCCTTATTCCGTCAATGCGCGCTTTATTGATCCCACGAACGTGGACGTTACTTACAATAATACCAATGCGAAACGTCCGACCTATCAGGTTCTGGGCGGCGTCAACGTGTTTGATCCTTCGCTTTACACAAAGCTGAAGAAGGGCAACAGCCCATCAAAGAACACAGACCAGGAGTATGCTGGCAACGTCAATTTTTCGATGCCGCTTGATTTAGTGGGTGAAAATGGCGCGCTCAAATTCGGCGCCAATGTACGCGAACGTACGCGCAAGCAACAGGACTATGCCGCCGATTTCGCCATCAGTACAATTTCGTTAAGCGATTACGTCAGTGGTTCTGACATCACCTACTATAATGGCAGCTACAATATCGGACCGCAGCCGATCTACGAAAAACTGCTGACCATCCCGCAAACGCCGATAACGGCTGATCCCTCGACCTATGAGGATGACAACGAGAATATTTATGCCGCCTATGTGCAATACAATACCAGCTTTGAGAAGCTGGATGTGGTCGGAGGCGTTCGTATTGAAACCACCGACGGCACCTATCGCGCCAATGATGTGGATGCAGACGGCAACTTCCTGGCACGGCACGACACTGCACACAAATACACAAACTTCTTCCCGGATCTGAGTTTGAAGTACAATTACAGCGATGCGATCCAGATCCGTGCCGCGTTTTCGTCGGCAATCGCGAGGCCCGGTTTTAATCAGATCACGGCCGCGCGCTCGATCGACGCCTTCAATGCAACGCCAGTGATCACGCAAGGTAATCCGGATCTGAAACCGACCCTGGGCCACAATCTGGATCTGTCGGCTATCTACTACCTGCCGCATAACGGGGTTGCCTCGATCGGTCTGTTCTACAAATCCTTCGACAATTACATCATTGCTAACAATACGATCGGCGCCACGGATGTTGCGGGCTTTGTCGGACAGAAGGTGAATCTGATCAGCTACGCGAATGTCGGCTCTGCGAAGGCCCAGGGCATCGAAATGAGCTATGATCAGCAATTCGTCTTCCTGCCGGGTGCGCTTTCTGGTCTGGGTGTAGAGGGCAACCTCACCTATGTTGAATCCAGAGGCGATATCCGTCCCGGCGAGAGCCACACCCTGCCGCAGACCTCGCCCTTTACCTACAATGCGGCCGTTTTCTATAACCGAGGCCCCTTATATCTGAAGCTCGCGGCATCCTATGTCTCGACCAACCTCTGGGCAGTCGGCGGAGACGCCTCAACAGATATCTATTCCCAGCCGCGCTTCCGTCTTGACTTTGGCAGCACTTACGCCGTCACGAACCACGTCCAGCTTTACTTCGACGCGAAGAATATCAGCAACACGCACCTGGACTTCACGCAAACCAAAAACAAGAACTTCCCCGTTCAGAACGAGTTCTACGATGCGGATTATCTTTTCGGCTTGCGCGTAAAATATTAG
- a CDS encoding alternative oxidase, with product MFTEPFIDLSVHHQPKGFSDHFAHGFTKVLRFCADTFFAKRYGHRAIVLETVAAVPGMVGATINHLKCLRRMQDDNGWIRTLMEEAENERMHLMTFVDVAKPTLFERFVIIGVQWVFYLAFFALYLTSARTAHRVVGYFEEEAVISYTHYLKEIDEGRSKNVPAPEIAKRYWNLPETATLRDVVIVVRADEAHHRDVNHGFSNMLHGKPVDPGALTTYPIGHTQATGKVAA from the coding sequence ATGTTTACAGAACCTTTTATCGATCTGAGCGTCCATCACCAGCCCAAAGGCTTTTCCGACCATTTCGCCCACGGTTTTACCAAAGTGCTGCGCTTCTGTGCGGACACATTTTTTGCCAAGCGCTACGGTCACAGGGCCATCGTACTCGAAACCGTGGCGGCGGTTCCCGGCATGGTCGGAGCCACCATCAACCATCTGAAATGCCTGCGCCGGATGCAGGATGACAATGGTTGGATTCGCACCTTGATGGAGGAAGCCGAAAACGAGCGCATGCACCTTATGACCTTTGTGGACGTGGCGAAGCCCACCCTGTTTGAGCGGTTCGTTATTATCGGCGTTCAGTGGGTCTTTTATCTGGCTTTCTTTGCCCTCTACCTTACCTCCGCCCGAACCGCACACAGGGTCGTTGGGTATTTTGAGGAAGAGGCCGTTATCAGCTATACTCATTATCTTAAAGAGATCGATGAAGGGCGCAGCAAAAACGTGCCGGCCCCAGAGATTGCCAAACGCTACTGGAATTTGCCGGAAACCGCCACCTTGCGCGATGTCGTTATCGTAGTGCGGGCGGACGAAGCGCATCACCGCGATGTCAATCATGGTTTTTCGAACATGCTTCACGGCAAGCCTGTCGATCCGGGGGCACTGACCACCTATCCGATCGGTCATACGCAAGCGACTGGGAAGGTTGCCGCTTGA
- a CDS encoding helix-turn-helix domain-containing protein → MREAILEAAADLHSAGLMGVEKYQKITSRHLDKKALPTVAPISSDEIREVRETAHLSQAAFAKYLNVSKGYVSDLERGAKQPKGPALALLNVIRRVGFNSIL, encoded by the coding sequence ATGCGCGAGGCGATTCTTGAAGCGGCTGCCGATTTGCACAGTGCTGGTCTTATGGGTGTCGAAAAATACCAGAAGATCACAAGTCGCCATTTGGATAAGAAGGCGCTGCCTACAGTGGCACCAATATCCAGCGATGAAATCCGCGAGGTGCGGGAAACGGCGCACTTGAGCCAGGCCGCATTTGCGAAATACCTGAATGTGTCGAAGGGCTACGTTTCTGATCTGGAGCGAGGGGCCAAGCAGCCGAAAGGCCCGGCGCTGGCTTTGCTGAATGTCATTCGGCGTGTCGGGTTCAATTCGATTTTGTAA
- a CDS encoding type II toxin-antitoxin system ParD family antitoxin, which yields MTINFQLGGHSEEFVQGQLSSGRYTDATEVVRDALRIMEERDQAKAEIRAKIAAGMASARAGRLRDGEAAMAELMSDLGDEA from the coding sequence ATGACGATCAATTTTCAGCTTGGCGGGCACTCCGAGGAATTCGTACAAGGGCAACTCAGCAGCGGGCGTTACACCGATGCGACTGAAGTTGTGCGTGATGCGCTCCGCATTATGGAAGAACGCGACCAGGCGAAGGCCGAAATCCGCGCCAAGATCGCGGCGGGCATGGCCTCGGCGCGAGCCGGTCGGCTCCGTGATGGCGAGGCCGCTATGGCGGAGCTGATGAGCGACCTTGGCGACGAAGCATAG
- a CDS encoding cytochrome b codes for MPVSSYNLYSRWLHWLIAGLIIFMVFLGWRMDDHDTLRSVRAALHESVGLSVLILSVVRLALRLVLKAPPDVEGPKWQMFAAKTLHVGFYVLIIGLPLSGWLMVSTLARPIPFFGLFTWPHLPMPQSHDLHEQISTIHGLLAKLIIYAMIPLHILAALKHQFVDKDAVMQHMLPGLTPKSLLNWRWIIPVGVVALAIAAGYMVDKGTPQPGGDHPHDQARPAQIPATKSS; via the coding sequence ATGCCAGTTTCAAGTTACAACCTCTACAGCCGGTGGCTTCATTGGCTGATAGCAGGTTTGATCATTTTTATGGTCTTTCTGGGCTGGCGAATGGACGACCATGACACTTTGCGCTCGGTTCGCGCGGCCCTGCATGAATCGGTCGGCCTGTCTGTTTTGATCCTGAGCGTTGTTCGCCTGGCCCTTCGCCTTGTCTTAAAGGCACCCCCTGATGTCGAGGGGCCGAAGTGGCAGATGTTTGCCGCCAAAACCTTGCATGTTGGATTTTATGTTCTCATCATTGGCCTGCCTCTTAGCGGCTGGTTGATGGTGTCAACCCTGGCTAGACCAATCCCTTTCTTCGGCCTGTTTACGTGGCCGCATTTGCCTATGCCGCAGTCACATGATCTGCACGAGCAAATCTCTACCATCCACGGGCTCCTCGCCAAGCTGATCATCTACGCCATGATCCCGCTGCATATCCTCGCAGCCCTTAAACATCAGTTCGTCGATAAGGATGCGGTCATGCAGCATATGTTGCCTGGCCTGACACCCAAGTCCTTATTGAACTGGCGCTGGATCATCCCTGTCGGCGTCGTCGCTCTGGCGATTGCAGCGGGTTACATGGTGGATAAGGGCACGCCTCAGCCCGGCGGAGACCACCCACATGACCAAGCTCGGCCAGCCCAAATACCCGCCACCAAGTCGTCTTAG
- a CDS encoding type II toxin-antitoxin system RelE/ParE family toxin → MRRYRLTDEAYEDLAEIKAYLIEQDGKRAAHYVLSAVTDGFHFIADTPGAGHGREDLTDEPVKFWGVFSYLIVYDPATKPINVIRVLHSARDLGALFERQPPRA, encoded by the coding sequence GTGAGACGCTACCGCCTCACAGATGAAGCTTATGAAGACCTGGCCGAGATCAAAGCATACCTGATCGAGCAGGATGGAAAGCGCGCCGCCCATTATGTGCTGTCCGCTGTCACGGATGGCTTTCACTTCATTGCGGATACGCCAGGCGCAGGCCACGGCCGCGAAGACCTCACCGACGAGCCAGTAAAATTCTGGGGTGTGTTCTCCTACCTGATTGTTTACGATCCGGCGACAAAGCCTATAAATGTAATCCGCGTCCTCCATTCGGCCCGCGATCTTGGTGCGTTGTTCGAGCGTCAGCCGCCCAGGGCTTAA
- a CDS encoding cbb3-type cytochrome c oxidase subunit I, with protein sequence MAEPKTPEIEQLSPWWGRAVAFTFALGFAVLILLTVKAYQNAPPIAERVVDPSGLLIFTGDNVRDGQEVFLKHDLMDNGTIWGHGGYLGPDFSATVLHDWAVDLAQRTAQTRFSKDYADLNAGEKGAVDGEVGALLKANHYDAATKTLTLLPAGAQTFHNEIGVWQRYFENPSDDGGLQVRAVSDPKELHDLTAFFTWAAWSSVAERPGTHHSYTNNFPYDALAGNRPSGAALLWSAVSFIALLGGIAIVLLVFGKFDYLGWHGTPSTRERWILSVSQSATLKFMVVAALLFLMQSLVGAGVAHYRAEPGSFYGFDLTTIFPSNLLRAWHLQTAIFWIATSYVAGALFVAELLGGFSPKRQTLGINILFVGIAFVAVGSLLGEWASLLGWLPKTWFWLGDQGWEYLEIGRFWQYLLAAALLFWFYLIWRAVAPAWHDPVKRGFATFFLIAAFAIPLFYVPALFFGARTNYTIVDAWRFWIIHLWVEGFFEFFVTVIVAIIFYEMGLVRRISALRTIYLDAILYFGGGLIGTGHHWYWTGQTELNLAISGVFSALEVVPLTLITLDAWDFVKITHGEDSIVKRHRWTFYFLMSVGFWNFLGAGVFGFLINTPIVSYYEVGTILTPNHGHAAMMGVFGMLGVGLMLFVLRETVSDRLWPKLEKLVRVAFWGLNVGLAMMVVFSLFPGGILQVWDVVEHGYWHGRSLAYTGAPLARTLEWMRMPGDVVFIFAGAVPLVISVVWGYLSLWGRPRSASVYTNLR encoded by the coding sequence ATGGCTGAGCCAAAAACCCCCGAGATTGAGCAATTATCTCCATGGTGGGGGCGTGCCGTCGCTTTTACATTTGCTCTGGGTTTTGCGGTTCTGATCCTGCTGACGGTCAAGGCTTACCAAAACGCGCCACCTATTGCTGAGCGTGTGGTTGATCCGTCGGGTCTGCTCATCTTTACCGGCGATAATGTCCGCGATGGTCAGGAGGTATTCCTCAAGCACGACTTGATGGATAATGGTACAATCTGGGGGCATGGCGGCTATCTTGGCCCCGACTTTAGCGCGACCGTTCTGCATGACTGGGCGGTTGATCTGGCGCAACGCACGGCCCAGACGCGGTTTTCAAAAGACTATGCCGATCTGAATGCTGGCGAAAAGGGCGCCGTCGATGGTGAGGTTGGCGCGCTGCTGAAAGCCAATCATTATGATGCCGCGACCAAGACGCTCACGCTTCTGCCTGCTGGCGCGCAAACCTTCCACAATGAAATCGGTGTCTGGCAACGCTATTTCGAAAACCCTTCAGATGATGGCGGTTTGCAGGTCAGGGCGGTTAGCGACCCAAAGGAACTGCATGATCTAACAGCGTTTTTCACATGGGCGGCATGGAGTTCGGTGGCAGAGCGCCCCGGCACCCATCATTCCTATACCAACAACTTCCCCTATGACGCTCTGGCCGGTAACCGTCCATCGGGTGCCGCTTTGTTGTGGAGCGCCGTCAGTTTCATTGCGCTGCTTGGCGGCATTGCCATCGTTCTGCTCGTCTTTGGCAAGTTTGACTATCTGGGTTGGCACGGTACGCCATCAACACGCGAACGCTGGATCTTAAGCGTGTCGCAAAGTGCAACCTTGAAATTCATGGTCGTGGCGGCCTTGCTGTTCCTCATGCAAAGCCTTGTTGGGGCAGGGGTGGCCCATTATCGCGCCGAACCGGGTTCGTTTTACGGTTTTGACCTGACCACGATCTTCCCCAGCAATCTGTTGCGCGCATGGCATTTGCAAACGGCCATCTTCTGGATCGCCACCTCCTATGTTGCAGGCGCGCTCTTTGTGGCCGAACTGCTGGGCGGTTTCAGTCCGAAGCGGCAGACTCTGGGCATCAATATATTGTTTGTCGGCATTGCCTTTGTCGCCGTCGGCAGTCTGCTCGGCGAATGGGCCAGTCTTTTGGGCTGGCTGCCGAAAACATGGTTCTGGCTTGGCGATCAGGGCTGGGAATATCTTGAGATCGGCCGTTTTTGGCAATATTTGCTGGCCGCTGCTCTGCTATTCTGGTTCTACCTGATCTGGCGGGCTGTGGCGCCAGCGTGGCATGACCCGGTAAAACGCGGCTTTGCCACCTTCTTCCTCATCGCCGCCTTTGCCATTCCGCTTTTCTATGTGCCGGCGCTCTTTTTCGGCGCACGCACCAATTACACGATTGTCGATGCGTGGCGGTTTTGGATCATCCATCTGTGGGTTGAGGGCTTCTTTGAGTTTTTCGTGACAGTGATCGTGGCCATCATCTTTTACGAAATGGGGCTGGTAAGACGCATATCAGCGTTGCGCACCATCTATCTCGACGCCATCCTTTATTTCGGCGGCGGCCTGATCGGCACCGGCCACCACTGGTACTGGACCGGCCAAACCGAGCTTAACCTGGCCATATCGGGGGTGTTTTCGGCGCTCGAAGTTGTCCCGCTCACCCTGATCACTCTTGATGCGTGGGATTTCGTCAAAATCACCCACGGCGAGGACAGCATCGTAAAACGTCACCGCTGGACATTCTACTTTTTGATGTCGGTCGGTTTCTGGAACTTCCTAGGCGCGGGCGTTTTCGGTTTCCTGATCAATACGCCCATTGTCAGCTATTACGAGGTCGGCACAATCCTCACACCCAATCACGGCCACGCCGCCATGATGGGTGTCTTCGGGATGTTGGGCGTAGGGCTGATGCTGTTCGTTCTGCGTGAGACGGTCTCTGACCGCCTGTGGCCGAAACTCGAAAAGCTGGTGAGGGTGGCCTTCTGGGGCCTGAATGTCGGGCTGGCCATGATGGTTGTGTTCAGCCTGTTCCCGGGCGGCATATTACAGGTCTGGGACGTGGTCGAACACGGCTACTGGCACGGCCGCAGTCTGGCCTATACGGGTGCACCTCTGGCGCGCACGCTGGAATGGATGCGGATGCCGGGTGATGTGGTGTTTATCTTTGCCGGTGCCGTGCCGCTCGTGATCTCAGTAGTGTGGGGCTATTTGTCGCTTTGGGGTAGGCCCCGTTCGGCTTCTGTTTATACCAACCTCAGGTAA